taccattaaaaaaataatttttttcatacgagtctcgtatttatttactttttttaaagtgattatgcgGCGTTTGCGTATCTtacaactgcaaatatcatttcctcGCACTGACGGGACTTTGACCTAAAAGACTTTCACTGctccatttggatagtgaaagtatttaatttcatcacatcttattattataacttttacaaatttcaatacaaaatataataaataattcaatttttttaaatttttaaataatattaatattaaaaaataatattctaatagtattttatgcaacttttaattttcatctaggATCATCTCATATCAGAACATCCTCATTAGATTATACAAatgcaaatataaaatttacaaaatattacatGATTTTACGTTTGGCTATTCcactcaaaatttattttcatattgaatgattcatttattaatcaaaataatgataaaatattatcaatttaataatatttttttcaatatttttctattaatggCAGAAGCAATAACTCATTAAGTTTATTTGGAGAATGTAACGTAATGTAGAGTAGTCGACGTTTTATACTGCTTCTGACTTCTGAGTTCCGATCAACCAAAAATTAAGGGGGGAAggaaagaagtaaaagaaaagaaaaggaaaaagaagcgTTGAAATCGGGAGAgagaaatacttttttatttcatttggaCTAGCGAAATCTAAATATGACCgacaatattaatttattatagttaatttttttttttttttttttttttacatttttataattcaatatagtCTATTTTTAGATTCTATTATTTAAACGCTCCATTAAACttacatttgcataatccaacgACCATGCTCTCATCCAGTATCCAAACCGGACAAGATAAAGGTCAACGTATTGCCTAAAAAAACCATGAACCCACCGACGGTGGCGGATCCATGCATTTACGCTTAACAGTTGTTTCTGCTTCGGTTTACTTCCCTCACATTTGATCGTTGAAACTGATGGAGTATGTTCCTCTTCTGCTTCTTCTCTCGCGTCACTCAAGCCCTCAAAGTCACCCAAAATCCCTCTCTAAACCTGGTCGAAACACTCTCTCTCGCAAACCCAGAATTATTTACACAAAACCGTGCCAAGGCAACGATCCCCAACCTAAGGCCTCTCAACTCCAAGATCTCGAGCTACGTAAAAAATGGCCTCGTCGAAGAAGCTCGGAAACTGTTCGATAAAATGCCTCAGAAAAACACGGTCACATGGAACGCGATGATTCGTGGGCACTTTTTAGATGGGAATTATTGTGAAGCTCTCCAATTATTCTATAGAATGCCTGACAGGGATATTGTTTCGTATAATACGGTGATTGCTGGGTTGATGCAGTGTGGGGATGTGGATGGTGCAAGGTATGTTTTTGATGGGATGCCATCCAGAGATGTCGTGACTTGGAATTCGATGGTTGCAGGGTATATTCGTAACGGAATGATAGACACAGCACTACATTTATTTGATGGGATGCCGTTGAAAGATGTGATTTCATGGAACTTGATCGTCGGGGGGCTGGTGAATTGTGGGGATTTGGCTTTAGCAGAAGAGTATTTTGGACGATCAAGTGCTCAGGATGTTGTGTCTTGGACTATAATGATTTCGGGGCTTTGTAAGTCAGGACGGATCGTTGAAGCTTGTAAGCTCTTTGAAAACATGCCCACTAGGGATGTTCGAGCTTGTAATGCAATGATGGTTGGGTATATAGAAAATGGCCATATTGAAACTGCGAAAGATTTGTTTCGGAAAATGCCTGAGCGGGATTTTGAGTCTTGGAATGAATTGGTAAGTGGGTTGGTCAGGAACAAAAAGGCTAATGATGCTATAAGGCTTTTCATGGAGATGCCACAAAAATGTCAGAAAACGTGGAACTCAATCCTGTTGGAATTTATAAGAAATGGGCTCATCAAAGAAGCTCATGCATTTCTTGAGAAATCCCCATACAGTGACGTTGTGTCATGGACGAATTTGCTTGTTGGATATTTTGGATTAGGTGAGGTTGGGGGTGCAATTAAGATTTTTGATCTGATGCCAACCCGAGATACAACTGCATGGAATGCCACAGTTTTCGGATTAGGAGAAAATGGTCAAGGTGAGGAAGGTTTAAAGCTTTTCATTAGAATGAAAGAATCAGGTCCATCCCTGGACAAGGCTACATTCACTAGTGTTTTGACAATATGTTCTGACTTGCCGACCTTACTCTTTGGAAAACAAACTCATGCAGATGTTATAAGAGCTGGTTTTAATAGTTACATTGAAGTTTCCAATGCAATGGTTACCATGTACGCGAGATGTGGAAACATGCATTCTGCTCTACTAGAATTTTCTTCCATGCCAAGCCATGATGTTATTTCTTGGAATTCTCTAATCTGTGGTTTTGCTCATCATGGCAATGGCACAAAGGCCCTAGAGATGTTTGAAAGAATGAGATTAACTGATGTTATGCCCAATCATATAACCTTTGTTGGTGTTCTATCTGCGTGTAGCCATGCAGGGTTGGTAGACCAAGGTAAGTACTACTTTCATTTCATGAAATCCAAATGTTCTCTTCAGCCAACAAGTGAGCATTACACATGTATCATGGACTTGTTGGGGAGGTTTGGACTAATAGATGAGGCGATGACTTTTTTAGATCAAATGAGAGCAGATGGAGTTGAAGTTCCTGTAAGTGTTTGGGGAGCACTGCTAGGAGCCTGTAGAATTTACAAGAACATTGAGGTGGGCAACATTGCTGGCGAGAGGATTTTGGAAGTAGACCCATGTAATTCTGGTgtttatttgattttggttgAATTGTTATTGAGCGGTGGAAGGAGAGAAGATGCCGGTAGAATTCTGGCCCGGATGAAAGAGAAGGGAGTCAAGAAGCAACCGGGGTGTAGTTGGATTGAGGTAAACAACAGCGCACGTATATTTCTTTCAGGAGATAGTTCGCACCCTGATTTTTGTAGAATTTGTTGTATTTTAGACTTGATATACATGGAGATGGAgattaaatcataaaatcatATGCTGCTTAATTTCCACAAATACAAGTTGCATTCAATGGACATTACAGGTGACATTATCTTTTTCATGCACATTTTATGTACTAAATTGTTCAAATCCATGACTTAGAAACAAGGAACGAGTGGATACGAGTAAAAGGGATAATGAGGACTTGATAATTATGGATCTTTAGTTGCTGCCTTTGCGGATTGGAGTTGCCAATCAGAGCATATATCAAATAGTCCTTCCCTGCAGGAGAAGTGGGAAATATTGGGTTGATATACTCATATTGACACATTGAAATGCAGATGGGAATCATGACTCTGCTATTTTTTAACCAGTCAACAGATCGATAGAGAGCATGCATTTGTTTAACCAGTCAACAGATCGATGGAGAGCATGCAAAGGTGTAGGCAGGCGTACCAACAGAGATGGAAATATGCCTACTAATGTTCAAGCAGATTGCCATTCTTAAAATTCTAAGTTATAATATTGAGGATGTGTAACAAGAGCAGCGGTATGA
Above is a genomic segment from Juglans microcarpa x Juglans regia isolate MS1-56 chromosome 1D, Jm3101_v1.0, whole genome shotgun sequence containing:
- the LOC121241479 gene encoding pentatricopeptide repeat-containing protein At4g02750-like — translated: MFLFCFFSRVTQALKVTQNPSLNLVETLSLANPELFTQNRAKATIPNLRPLNSKISSYVKNGLVEEARKLFDKMPQKNTVTWNAMIRGHFLDGNYCEALQLFYRMPDRDIVSYNTVIAGLMQCGDVDGARYVFDGMPSRDVVTWNSMVAGYIRNGMIDTALHLFDGMPLKDVISWNLIVGGLVNCGDLALAEEYFGRSSAQDVVSWTIMISGLCKSGRIVEACKLFENMPTRDVRACNAMMVGYIENGHIETAKDLFRKMPERDFESWNELVSGLVRNKKANDAIRLFMEMPQKCQKTWNSILLEFIRNGLIKEAHAFLEKSPYSDVVSWTNLLVGYFGLGEVGGAIKIFDLMPTRDTTAWNATVFGLGENGQGEEGLKLFIRMKESGPSLDKATFTSVLTICSDLPTLLFGKQTHADVIRAGFNSYIEVSNAMVTMYARCGNMHSALLEFSSMPSHDVISWNSLICGFAHHGNGTKALEMFERMRLTDVMPNHITFVGVLSACSHAGLVDQGKYYFHFMKSKCSLQPTSEHYTCIMDLLGRFGLIDEAMTFLDQMRADGVEVPVSVWGALLGACRIYKNIEVGNIAGERILEVDPCNSGVYLILVELLLSGGRREDAGRILARMKEKGVKKQPGCSWIEVNNSARIFLSGDSSHPDFCRICCILDLIYMEMEIKS